In Fragaria vesca subsp. vesca unplaced genomic scaffold, FraVesHawaii_1.0 scf0510003, whole genome shotgun sequence, a single genomic region encodes these proteins:
- the LOC101298847 gene encoding uncharacterized protein LOC101298847, protein AFNAGSTTVPVAEALALRNSLIEAKRRGFTKVEIEGDSKLVLDAINGHSTPPWRIRKLCQDIKALRSSFEFVSFKHVFREANFVANAFANLGHRLENHRVWEECVPPDVALALTFDYVNSGCARGTSI, encoded by the coding sequence CAGCTTTCAACGCTGGATCAACCACTGTTCCTGTAGCCGAAGCTCTCGCTCTTCGTAATAGCCTCATTGAAGCAAAAAGGAGAGGCTTTACAAAGGTGGAGATTGAAGGTGACTCCAAGCTTGTGTTAGATGCCATTAATGGCCACTCTACACCCCCTTGGAGAATTCGCAAGCTTTGTCAAGATATCAAGGCTCTTCGAAGCTCTTTTGAGTTTGTTAGTTTCAAGCATGTGTTTAGAGAGGCAAATTTTGTGGCAAATGCCTTTGCCAACCTTGGTCATAGGTTAGAGAACCATCGTGTCTGGGAGGAGTGTGTTCCCCCAGATGTGGCGCTAGCTTTAACCTTTGACTATGTAAACTCCGGATGCGCTA